Proteins encoded together in one Neobacillus sp. FSL H8-0543 window:
- a CDS encoding YcdB/YcdC domain-containing protein, whose amino-acid sequence MLKEELQKRALSIIPISVNFQPVIEEYTEGEAMFSWTNEEKDEDITINLDINGNLLSLSIDKNDKTRDIIPLNFEESKERAERFLLSHYPNALNDLTLYKSKKLTCVHRFYYEQIVMDLPLENAGCYIDIDPLGEIVGFTYQGVKRNPEIPAMLISKEKLIEHVLNRVDFQLLITYLYSDIHNVAEDGLHLVYDLDPYFMEYKADVLEPTLTIIHEEDSTQSYVTLAPPTSTIIRKYLSNEEIIGITEQMEVIREVDMGEEIGIVWRERDWEMKEEDLSINGFFTRQTEDTVKAFISKKTGKVRSYIWFKERSGDLQLNRKECYQKAIDFLQMLDPNYYQYLQLIVWVDEEEEDETRMKESFTFHLHNGQDIPVQLALVMVVVNPKTGEIDHYSGPSFDLEQLSQISAKPAISKKEAREIFSNHLDFELAWSKNYDSETDSYSLVYKACDRFSRNPIRYIDAMNGSVIINKE is encoded by the coding sequence TTGTTAAAAGAAGAATTACAGAAACGAGCATTATCGATAATTCCAATTTCTGTAAATTTCCAACCTGTCATAGAGGAATATACTGAGGGAGAGGCCATGTTTTCATGGACAAACGAAGAAAAAGATGAAGATATTACGATAAATCTGGACATTAACGGTAATTTGCTTAGTTTATCGATTGATAAGAACGACAAAACTCGGGATATAATTCCTTTAAACTTCGAGGAGAGTAAAGAACGAGCAGAGCGGTTTTTACTTAGTCATTATCCGAATGCATTAAATGATTTAACCCTCTACAAATCTAAAAAACTTACATGTGTACACCGTTTTTATTATGAACAAATTGTCATGGACTTACCATTAGAGAATGCTGGATGTTATATCGATATTGACCCTTTGGGGGAAATTGTTGGGTTTACATACCAAGGTGTGAAACGGAACCCAGAAATACCAGCCATGCTGATTTCAAAAGAAAAACTGATTGAACACGTACTAAATAGAGTGGATTTTCAGCTATTGATTACATATTTGTATTCCGATATTCATAATGTTGCGGAAGATGGACTCCATCTTGTGTACGACCTTGATCCATATTTCATGGAATATAAAGCAGACGTTTTGGAACCAACGTTAACAATTATACATGAAGAAGATTCTACACAATCGTATGTCACCCTTGCCCCTCCTACTAGTACGATTATACGCAAATATTTATCTAATGAAGAAATCATTGGTATTACTGAACAGATGGAGGTTATTCGTGAAGTAGATATGGGAGAAGAGATTGGCATCGTGTGGCGTGAACGGGACTGGGAGATGAAGGAAGAGGATTTATCCATAAACGGCTTTTTTACTAGACAAACAGAAGATACTGTTAAAGCCTTCATTTCTAAGAAAACAGGTAAAGTCAGAAGTTATATTTGGTTTAAGGAACGAAGTGGCGACCTTCAACTAAATCGCAAAGAATGTTATCAGAAGGCAATTGATTTTCTGCAAATGCTTGATCCAAATTATTATCAGTATCTTCAACTGATTGTTTGGGTAGATGAGGAGGAAGAGGATGAGACTAGAATGAAAGAATCATTCACATTCCACCTGCATAACGGTCAGGACATACCAGTTCAGTTAGCATTAGTAATGGTTGTTGTTAATCCTAAAACAGGGGAAATTGATCATTATTCTGGACCAAGTTTTGACTTGGAACAACTAAGCCAAATTTCCGCTAAACCAGCTATTTCTAAAAAAGAAGCAAGGGAAATATTTAGCAATCATCTGGATTTTGAACTAGCGTGGAGCAAAAATTATGATAGTGAAACGGACTCCTATTCCCTTGTTTATAAAGCGTGTGATCGTTTTTCTAGAAACCCAATCCGATACATTGATGCCATGAATGGTTCAGTTATTATAAATAAAGAATAA